One Salvelinus sp. IW2-2015 linkage group LG35, ASM291031v2, whole genome shotgun sequence DNA segment encodes these proteins:
- the LOC139022540 gene encoding trypsin-1-like: MISLVFVLLIGAAFATEDDKIVGGYECKAYSQPHQVSLNSGYHFCGGSLVKENWVVSAAHCYKSRVEVRLGEHNIQVTEGSEQFISSSXVIRHPNYSSYDLDNDIMLIKLSKPATLNTYVQPVALPTSCAPAGTMCTVSGWGNTMSSSEYSTWVKGCAG, from the exons ATGATTTCTCTGGTCTTCGTTCTGCTCATTGGAGCCGCTT TCGCCACGGAGGACGACAAGATCGTCGGAGGGTATGAGTGCAAGGCCTACTCCCagccccaccaggtgtctctgaACTCTGGGTACCACTTCTGTGGTGGCTCGCTGGTCAARGAGAACTGGGTTGTGTCTGCTGCTCACTGCTACAAGTC ccgTGTGGAGGTGCGTCTGGGCGAGCACAACATCCAGGTGACTGAGGGTAGCGAGCAGTTCATCTCTTCWTCKKGCGTGATCCGTCACCCCAACTACAGCTCCTACGACCTCGACAATGACATCATGCTGATCAAGCTGAGCAAACCCGCCACCCTCAACACCTACGTGCAGCCTGTTGCTCTGCCCACCAGCTGTGCCCCCGCTGGCACCATGTGTACCGTCTCTGGATGGGGCAACACCATGAGTTCCAGTGAGTACAGCACCTGGGTCAAAGGTTGTGCCGGTTGA